The following coding sequences are from one Gossypium hirsutum isolate 1008001.06 chromosome A12, Gossypium_hirsutum_v2.1, whole genome shotgun sequence window:
- the LOC107951220 gene encoding exocyst complex component EXO70E2, whose protein sequence is MDECQSAIPAHDGDLHVVAAAHHIVKALGTTKNLSDDLRKILIDLDAHLSLITSNIDSKGGKGFVEVEERLKRVERKIVIWESDRIMIWDSGPKEVSDYLEAVDEVQTLIDSLRGLSMNENQKQKELLHRASSLLQMAMSRLEEELIHMLVKHKQQSEPTYMPSPSSQRNVVYNESVVSLDNESAKEASSKSSRSDECGEYIVDLVPEHVIPDIKSIAKVMFASDYGQEFCEAFIGVRKEALEQHFDILENGKLSIEDVLKMEWCSLSTEMNKWTWSMKIIFRVYLMSEKRLCDQVLGEFGSVNSFCFLEIAKTTILCLLNFGEAIAMGPQEPEKLLRLLDMYETLADLVLDIDALFSEDGGSFVRLEFHKLLEGLADSVKAAFNTFRVAVSSNGSLYPFPGGGVHPLSKYVMNYISMFPDYSSTLNLLLEDQHSDVASLVSEPQCGPTASLSTSCPMACHLRSITSSLESNLHKKSKLYKDEALQHIFLMNNLHYMVQKVKGSELRPFFGDEWIRKHNAKFQQHEMNYERVTWSSVVLLLKDDNPGSSSLSKSAFKEKCKGFSIAFEEVYKNQTSWCIPDPQLREDLRISTSLKVVHAYRTFLGRNPAHVDDKCIKHTVEDVEKLLLDLFEGSPRSLRNSRRMMKT, encoded by the coding sequence ATGGATGAATGTCAATCTGCCATCCCAGCACATGATGGAGATCTTCATGTGGTTGCTGCTGCTCACCATATTGTCAAGGCATTAGGAACTACAAAAAATCTTAGTGATGATTTGAGGAAAATCCTTATCGATCTTGATGCGCACTTATCATTGATAACTTCAAATATCGATAGTAAGGGAGGAAAGGGATTTGTTGAAGTTGAGGAGCGACTGAAACGAGTAGAGAGGAAAATTGTGATTTGGGAGTCGGATCGAATAATGATATGGGATTCTGGACCCAAGGAAGTTTCCGATTATCTAGAAGCCGTAGATGAAGTTCAGACACTGATAGACAGTTTACGCGGCTTGTCCATGAATGAAAATCAGAAGCAGAAGGAACTTCTTCACCGTGCATCAAGTTTATTGCAGATGGCAATGTCAAGGCTTGAGGAAGAGCTTATTCATATGCTTGTTAAGCATAAGCAACAGTCTGAACCGACATACATGCCTTCTCCTTCTTCTCAAAGGAATGTTGTTTACAATGAGTCTGTTGTTTCATTAGATAATGAGTCAGCCAAGGAAGCATCGAGCAAAAGCTCTCGTAGCGACGAATGTGGTGAATATATTGTTGATTTGGTCCCTGAACATGTAATTCCTGATATCAAGTCCATTGCAAAGGTTATGTTTGCTTCAGATTACGGTCAGGAATTTTGTGAAGCTTTCATTGGTGTAAGGAAGGAAGCATTGGAGCAGCATTTTGACATTCTCGAAAATGGAAAACTGAGTATTGAGGATGTGCTGAAAATGGAGTGGTGTAGCTTGAGTACCGAGATGAATAAATGGACCTGGTCGATGAAGATCATCTTCCGTGTCTATCTCATGAGTGAAAAACGGTTATGTGATCAGGTCTTAGGGGAGTTTGGATCAGTTAATTCATTTTGCTTTCTTGAGATAGCGAAGACTACAATTCTTTGCCTCTTGAATTTTGGTGAAGCCATAGCAATGGGGCCTCAAGAACCCGAAAAGCTGCTTCGTCTGCTTGACATGTATGAGACTTTGGCAGATCTTGTTCTAGACATAGATGCATTGTTCTCAGAAGATGGTGGTTCTTTTGTTCGACTCGAGTTCCACAAGCTTCTTGAGGGATTGGCTGATTCCGTAAAAGCAGCATTCAACACGTTCAGAGTTGCTGTTTCTTCAAATGGATCATTATACCCTTTCCCTGGAGGTGGAGTTCATCCTCTCAGTAAATATGTCATGAATTACATCAGTATGTTCCCTGACTATAGCAGCACCCTCAATTTGCTTCTTGAGGATCAACATTCAGATGTTGCAAGTCTAGTTAGTGAGCCACAGTGTGGACCAACTGCGTCTCTTTCCACATCTTGTCCGATGGCTTGTCACCTTCGATCAATCACAAGCTCTTTGGAGTCCAATCTTCATAAGAAATCTAAACTATACAAGGATGAAGCTTTACAACATATTTTCTTGATGAATAACCTCCATTACATGGTTCAAAAGGTTAAGGGCTCGGAACTCAGGCCTTTCTTCGGAGACGAATGGATCCGTAAGCATAACGCAAAGTTCCAGCAACACGAAATGAACTATGAGAGAGTCACTTGGAGTTCAGTCGTTTTGTTGCTCAAGGATGATAACCCTGGCTCGAGTTCCCTGTCAAAATCTGCTTTCAAAGAAAAGTGCAAGGGCTTTAGCATTGCCTTTGAGGAGGTTTACAAAAACCAAACAAGTTGGTGCATCCCAGATCCACAGCTTCGCGAAGATTTGCGGATTTCGACTTCACTTAAAGTGGTCCATGCATACCGGACTTTTCTTGGAAGAAATCCTGCTCATGTTGATGATAAATGCATTAAGCATACTGTTGAAGATGTCGAAAAATTGCTCTTGGACCTTTTCGAAGGATCACCAAGATCGTTGCGCAATTCACGAAGAATGATGAAGACATAA